The following are encoded together in the Panthera leo isolate Ple1 chromosome B4, P.leo_Ple1_pat1.1, whole genome shotgun sequence genome:
- the SLC38A2 gene encoding sodium-coupled neutral amino acid transporter 2 isoform X1: MKKAEMGRFNISPDEDSSSYSSNSDFNYAYPTKQAALKSHYADVDPENQNFLLESNLGKKKYETDFHPGTTSFGMSVFNLSNAIVGSGILGLSYAMANTGIALFIILLTFVSIFSLYSVHLLLKTANEGGSLLYEQLGHKAFGLVGKLAASGSITMQNIGAMSSYLFIVKYELPLVIQALMNIEDTTGLWYLNGDYLVLLVSLVLILPLSLLRNLGYLGYTSGLSLLCMMFFLIVVICKKFQIPCPVEVALIINETVNSTLTQPTAFAPEMVFNVTDDDTCKPRYFIFNSQTVYAVPILTFSFVCHPAILPIYEELKGRSRRRMMDVSKISFFAMFLMYLLAALFGYLTFYEHVESELLHTYSTIIGTDILLLIVRLAVLVAVTLTVPVVIFPIRSSITHLLCAAKDFSWWRHSLITVSILAFTNLLVIFVPTIRDIFGFIGASAAAMLIFILPSAFYIKLVKKEPMKSVQKIGAVFFLLSGIVVMTGSMALIVLDWVHNAHGGGH, from the exons CCATTATGCAGATGTAGATCCTGAAAACCAGAACTTCTTACTTGAATCGAATTTGGGAAAGAAGAAGTATGAAACAGActtt CATCCAGGTACTACTTCCTTTGGAATGTCAGTATTTAATCTGAGCAATGCGATTGTGGGCAGTGGAATCCTTGGGCTTTCTTATGCCATGGCTAATACTGGAATTGCTCTTTTTAT AATTCTCTTGACATTTGTGTCCATATTTTCCCTGTATTCTGTTCATCTCCTTTTGAAAACTGCCAATGAAGGAG GGTCTTTACTATACGAACAGTTGGGACATAAAGCATTTGGATTAGTTGGAAAGCTTGCGGCCTCTGGATCAATTACAATGCAGAACATTGGAg cTATGTCAAGCTACCTCTTCATAGTGAAATATGAGTTACCTTTGGTGATCCAGGCATTAATGAACATTGAAGATACAACTGG ACTGTGGTATCTGAACGGTGACTATTTGGTTTTGCTGGTGTCGCTGGTGCTCATTCTTCCTCTGTCACTGCTGAGAAACTTAG GATATTTGGGATATACCAGTGGCCTTTCCTTACTGTGCATGATGTTCTTTCTGATTGTG gtgATTTGCAAGAAATTCCAGATCCCTTGTCCTGTGGAAGTTGCCTTGATAATTAATGAAACTGTAAACAGCACCTTAACACAGCCAACAGCTTTTGCACCTGAGATGGTATTTAATGTGACTGATGACGATACTTGCAAACCACGTTATTTTATCTTCAACTCCCAG ACTGTCTACGCTGTGCCAATTTTGaccttttcatttgtctgtcaTCCTGCTATTCTTCCCATTTATGAAGAGCTGAAAGG CCGCAGCCGTAGAAGAATGATGGATGTgtccaagatttcatttttcgCTATGTTTCTCATGTACCTGCTTGCTGCCCTCTTTGGATACCTGACATTTTATG AACATGTGGAGTCAGAATTGCTTCATACCTACTCTACTATCATAGGAACTGATATCCTCCTTCTCATCGTTCGGCTGGCTGTGCTAGTGGCTGTCACTCTGACAGTACCAGTAGTGATTTTCCCG ATCCGGAGTTCCATAACTCACTTGTTGTGTGCAGCAAAAGATTTCAGTTGGTGGCGTCATAGTCTCATTACAGTGTCTATCTTGGCGTTTACCAATTTGCTTGTTATCTTTGTCCCAACTATTAGAGACATCTTTGGTTTCATTG gTGCATCTGCAGCTGCtatgttgatttttattcttccatcTGCCTTTTATATCAAGCTAGTGAAGAAAGAACCTATGAAATCCGTACAGAAGATTGGG GCTGTGTTCTTCCTATTAAGTGGCATAGTGGTGATGACCGGAAGCATGGCCTTGATTGTTTTGGATTGGGTGCACAATGCCCATGGAGGTGGCCATTAA
- the SLC38A2 gene encoding sodium-coupled neutral amino acid transporter 2 isoform X2, with amino-acid sequence MKQTLILLTFVSIFSLYSVHLLLKTANEGGSLLYEQLGHKAFGLVGKLAASGSITMQNIGAMSSYLFIVKYELPLVIQALMNIEDTTGLWYLNGDYLVLLVSLVLILPLSLLRNLGYLGYTSGLSLLCMMFFLIVVICKKFQIPCPVEVALIINETVNSTLTQPTAFAPEMVFNVTDDDTCKPRYFIFNSQTVYAVPILTFSFVCHPAILPIYEELKGRSRRRMMDVSKISFFAMFLMYLLAALFGYLTFYEHVESELLHTYSTIIGTDILLLIVRLAVLVAVTLTVPVVIFPIRSSITHLLCAAKDFSWWRHSLITVSILAFTNLLVIFVPTIRDIFGFIGASAAAMLIFILPSAFYIKLVKKEPMKSVQKIGAVFFLLSGIVVMTGSMALIVLDWVHNAHGGGH; translated from the exons ATGAAACAGActtt AATTCTCTTGACATTTGTGTCCATATTTTCCCTGTATTCTGTTCATCTCCTTTTGAAAACTGCCAATGAAGGAG GGTCTTTACTATACGAACAGTTGGGACATAAAGCATTTGGATTAGTTGGAAAGCTTGCGGCCTCTGGATCAATTACAATGCAGAACATTGGAg cTATGTCAAGCTACCTCTTCATAGTGAAATATGAGTTACCTTTGGTGATCCAGGCATTAATGAACATTGAAGATACAACTGG ACTGTGGTATCTGAACGGTGACTATTTGGTTTTGCTGGTGTCGCTGGTGCTCATTCTTCCTCTGTCACTGCTGAGAAACTTAG GATATTTGGGATATACCAGTGGCCTTTCCTTACTGTGCATGATGTTCTTTCTGATTGTG gtgATTTGCAAGAAATTCCAGATCCCTTGTCCTGTGGAAGTTGCCTTGATAATTAATGAAACTGTAAACAGCACCTTAACACAGCCAACAGCTTTTGCACCTGAGATGGTATTTAATGTGACTGATGACGATACTTGCAAACCACGTTATTTTATCTTCAACTCCCAG ACTGTCTACGCTGTGCCAATTTTGaccttttcatttgtctgtcaTCCTGCTATTCTTCCCATTTATGAAGAGCTGAAAGG CCGCAGCCGTAGAAGAATGATGGATGTgtccaagatttcatttttcgCTATGTTTCTCATGTACCTGCTTGCTGCCCTCTTTGGATACCTGACATTTTATG AACATGTGGAGTCAGAATTGCTTCATACCTACTCTACTATCATAGGAACTGATATCCTCCTTCTCATCGTTCGGCTGGCTGTGCTAGTGGCTGTCACTCTGACAGTACCAGTAGTGATTTTCCCG ATCCGGAGTTCCATAACTCACTTGTTGTGTGCAGCAAAAGATTTCAGTTGGTGGCGTCATAGTCTCATTACAGTGTCTATCTTGGCGTTTACCAATTTGCTTGTTATCTTTGTCCCAACTATTAGAGACATCTTTGGTTTCATTG gTGCATCTGCAGCTGCtatgttgatttttattcttccatcTGCCTTTTATATCAAGCTAGTGAAGAAAGAACCTATGAAATCCGTACAGAAGATTGGG GCTGTGTTCTTCCTATTAAGTGGCATAGTGGTGATGACCGGAAGCATGGCCTTGATTGTTTTGGATTGGGTGCACAATGCCCATGGAGGTGGCCATTAA